A region from the Inhella inkyongensis genome encodes:
- the uppS gene encoding polyprenyl diphosphate synthase, with the protein MTDTQVAPPRHIAIVMDGNGRWAKKRFLPRFFGHKAGVDALVRVVQACIDRQVEQLTVFAFSSENWKRPSDEVSGLMGLVLAAVSRYLARMGAMGVQIRIIGDREAVPEKLRKAWNEAEQATAHNQRLILNVAFNYGGRWDIVQACRKAIEAGVPAQELNEARLGEFMAMRHAPDPDLFIRTGGEVRISNFLLWQVAYTEFVFSDCLWPDFSEADLDRAIAAFQERDRRFGGVKAAGAVSAC; encoded by the coding sequence ATGACGGATACCCAGGTCGCTCCGCCGCGCCATATCGCCATCGTCATGGATGGCAATGGCCGCTGGGCCAAAAAGCGGTTCTTGCCGCGGTTCTTTGGGCATAAGGCGGGCGTCGACGCCTTGGTCCGTGTTGTTCAGGCCTGCATCGATCGACAGGTCGAACAGCTGACCGTGTTCGCTTTCTCTTCAGAGAACTGGAAGCGGCCTTCGGATGAGGTCAGCGGGCTGATGGGGCTGGTACTGGCTGCCGTCAGCCGGTACTTGGCCCGCATGGGCGCCATGGGCGTCCAGATTCGGATCATCGGAGACCGCGAAGCGGTCCCCGAGAAGCTCCGCAAGGCCTGGAACGAGGCCGAGCAGGCCACTGCGCACAACCAGCGCTTGATCCTGAACGTGGCCTTCAATTACGGCGGGCGGTGGGACATCGTGCAGGCTTGTCGCAAAGCCATCGAGGCGGGCGTGCCGGCGCAGGAATTGAATGAGGCTCGGCTGGGCGAATTCATGGCCATGCGCCACGCCCCTGATCCGGATCTCTTCATCCGCACCGGCGGTGAAGTGCGGATCAGCAATTTCTTGCTTTGGCAGGTCGCTTACACCGAGTTTGTCTTTTCTGATTGCCTCTGGCCCGATTTCTCCGAGGCAGACCTGGACCGCGCGATTGCCGCGTTTCAGGAGCGTGACCGGCGCTTTGGCGGCGTCAAGGCTGCCGGCGCGGTGAGCGCATGCTGA
- the frr gene encoding ribosome recycling factor, protein MSIADIKKTAEAKMAKSIESFKTELQKIRTGRAHPGILDQVHVEYYGSMVPISQVANVSLLDARTISVQVWEKPMAAKVEKAIRESDLGLNPSAQGELIRVPMPPLSEERRRDLVKVTKGAGEDAKVAVRNVRRDANEHAKRLLKDKAITEDEERRSLDELQKLTDKTVAEIDKLLAAKEAEILAV, encoded by the coding sequence ATGAGCATCGCTGACATCAAGAAGACGGCCGAGGCCAAGATGGCCAAGTCCATCGAGTCCTTCAAGACCGAGTTGCAAAAGATCCGTACCGGTCGCGCCCATCCCGGCATCCTCGACCAGGTGCATGTGGAGTACTACGGCTCTATGGTGCCCATCAGCCAAGTGGCCAATGTGAGCCTGCTGGATGCCCGCACTATCAGCGTGCAGGTCTGGGAAAAGCCCATGGCGGCCAAGGTCGAAAAGGCCATCCGTGAGTCCGATCTGGGCTTGAATCCCAGTGCTCAAGGTGAACTGATCCGCGTGCCCATGCCGCCGCTGTCGGAAGAGCGTCGTCGTGACCTGGTCAAGGTTACCAAGGGGGCTGGCGAAGACGCCAAGGTAGCGGTGCGCAATGTGCGCCGCGACGCCAACGAGCATGCGAAGCGCCTCCTCAAGGACAAGGCCATCACCGAGGACGAGGAACGTCGCTCGCTGGATGAGCTGCAAAAGCTCACCGACAAGACCGTGGCCGAGATCGACAAGCTGCTCGCGGCCAAGGAAGCCGAGATCCTGGCGGTTTGA
- the pyrH gene encoding UMP kinase codes for MPAHKRILLKLSGEALMGDDAFGINRATIVRIVREIQEVTQLGVEVAVVIGGGNIFRGVAGGSVGMDRATADYMGMLATVMNALALADTMRQEGMTARVMSAIGIEQVVEPYVRPKALQYLEEGKVVIFGAGTGNPFFTTDTAAALRGAEIGAEIVLKATKVDGVYTADPKKDPSATRYSRLSFDEAITKNLQVLDATAFALCRDQKLPIRVFSIFKPGALKAVVMGHDEGTLVHV; via the coding sequence ATGCCCGCTCATAAACGCATCCTGCTCAAGCTCTCTGGTGAAGCCCTGATGGGCGACGACGCCTTTGGCATCAATCGCGCAACCATCGTGCGCATCGTGCGCGAGATCCAGGAAGTCACGCAGCTGGGTGTGGAAGTGGCCGTGGTGATTGGCGGCGGCAACATCTTTCGCGGCGTCGCCGGCGGGTCGGTCGGCATGGACCGCGCAACGGCCGACTACATGGGCATGCTGGCCACCGTGATGAACGCCCTGGCCCTGGCTGACACCATGCGCCAGGAAGGCATGACGGCGCGCGTCATGTCAGCCATTGGCATTGAGCAGGTGGTCGAGCCCTATGTGCGCCCCAAGGCCCTGCAATACCTGGAAGAGGGCAAGGTGGTGATCTTCGGTGCCGGCACTGGCAACCCTTTCTTCACCACCGATACGGCGGCCGCGCTGCGCGGTGCTGAGATTGGTGCAGAGATCGTGCTCAAGGCCACCAAGGTCGATGGCGTCTACACCGCCGACCCGAAGAAGGACCCGAGCGCCACCCGTTATTCGCGCCTGAGCTTTGACGAAGCCATCACCAAGAATCTGCAGGTGCTGGACGCGACCGCCTTCGCGCTGTGCCGTGACCAAAAGCTTCCGATTCGCGTCTTCAGCATTTTCAAGCCTGGCGCCTTGAAGGCCGTGGTCATGGGCCACGACGAAGGCACCCTGGTTCACGTTTGA
- the tsf gene encoding translation elongation factor Ts → MAAITASMVAELRARTDAPMMECKKALTEAEGDLARAEEILRVKLGNKAGKAASRVTAEGVIAAAVKGDVGALVEINCETDFVSKNDAFLAFTNALANLIVDSNPADVAALSALPLSQEGFGPTVEDVRKGLIGKIGENMTIRRFQRYAAGGKLAHYLHGTRIGVMVSFDGDEVAAKDVAMHVAAMKPVALSSADVPAELIEKERKIAAEKAAESGKAAEFQTKMVDGAVAKYLKEISLLDQVFVKAPDGKQSVAAMLKDKSTAVKAFTLYVVGEGIEKKVDDFAAEVAAQVAAAKGQ, encoded by the coding sequence ATGGCTGCTATCACCGCAAGCATGGTCGCCGAGCTGCGCGCCCGCACCGACGCCCCGATGATGGAATGCAAGAAGGCCTTGACCGAGGCCGAGGGTGACCTGGCCCGTGCGGAAGAGATCCTGCGCGTCAAGCTGGGCAACAAGGCAGGCAAGGCCGCCTCGCGCGTGACCGCCGAAGGCGTGATCGCCGCCGCTGTGAAGGGCGACGTCGGTGCGCTGGTTGAAATCAACTGCGAGACCGACTTCGTCAGCAAGAACGACGCGTTCCTGGCCTTCACCAATGCCCTGGCGAACCTGATCGTCGACAGCAACCCTGCCGATGTGGCCGCCCTGTCGGCGCTGCCGCTGAGCCAGGAGGGCTTCGGCCCCACGGTGGAAGATGTGCGCAAGGGTCTGATCGGCAAGATCGGCGAGAACATGACCATTCGCCGCTTCCAGCGTTATGCCGCTGGCGGCAAGCTGGCCCATTACCTGCACGGCACCCGCATCGGTGTGATGGTCTCCTTCGACGGCGATGAGGTTGCCGCCAAGGATGTCGCCATGCATGTGGCCGCGATGAAGCCCGTGGCCCTGTCGTCGGCCGATGTGCCGGCCGAGCTGATCGAGAAAGAGCGCAAGATCGCCGCCGAAAAGGCTGCTGAGTCGGGCAAGGCGGCAGAGTTCCAGACCAAGATGGTCGACGGTGCGGTGGCCAAGTACCTGAAGGAAATCAGTCTGCTGGACCAAGTTTTCGTCAAGGCTCCTGATGGCAAGCAGTCGGTTGCCGCGATGCTCAAGGACAAGAGCACCGCTGTGAAGGCCTTCACTCTGTACGTGGTGGGCGAAGGCATTGAGAAGAAGGTGGACGACTTCGCCGCCGAAGTGGCCGCCCAAGTGGCCGCCGCCAAGGGCCAGTAA
- the rpsB gene encoding 30S ribosomal protein S2: MSVTMREMLEAGVHFGHQTRFWNPKMAPFIYGHRNKIHIINLEKSLPAFQEALKFVRQLSAKRGNILFVGTKRQARDIVAMEAQRAGMPFVEQRWLGGMLTNFKTVKGSLKKLKDMQASKDAGTEPKIKKEALMFDRDIAKLEKNIGGIQDMGGLPDALFVIDVGYHKIAVAEAKKLGIPVIAVVDTNHSPEGIDYVIPGNDDSAKAIMLYAKAMADAVLEGRANATQELAAAVASGDEFVEVSEGA, translated from the coding sequence ATGTCCGTCACTATGCGTGAAATGCTGGAAGCCGGCGTCCACTTTGGACACCAGACCCGCTTCTGGAACCCCAAGATGGCCCCCTTCATCTACGGCCATCGCAACAAGATTCACATCATCAACCTGGAAAAGAGCCTGCCGGCCTTCCAGGAAGCCCTGAAGTTCGTGCGCCAGTTGTCGGCCAAGCGCGGCAACATCCTGTTCGTCGGCACCAAGCGCCAGGCCCGTGACATCGTCGCCATGGAAGCCCAGCGCGCCGGCATGCCCTTCGTCGAGCAGCGTTGGCTCGGCGGCATGCTGACCAACTTCAAGACCGTCAAGGGTTCGCTGAAAAAGCTCAAGGACATGCAGGCCAGCAAGGATGCCGGTACTGAGCCGAAGATCAAGAAAGAAGCCTTGATGTTCGATCGTGATATCGCCAAGCTGGAAAAGAACATCGGCGGCATTCAGGACATGGGTGGTCTGCCCGACGCCCTGTTCGTGATCGACGTCGGCTACCACAAGATCGCCGTGGCGGAAGCCAAGAAGCTGGGCATCCCCGTGATCGCCGTGGTGGACACCAACCACTCGCCCGAGGGCATCGACTACGTGATCCCTGGCAACGACGACTCGGCCAAGGCCATCATGCTGTACGCCAAGGCCATGGCTGACGCCGTGCTCGAAGGCCGTGCCAACGCCACCCAAGAACTGGCCGCTGCCGTGGCCAGCGGTGACGAGTTCGTCGAGGTCAGCGAAGGCGCTTAA
- a CDS encoding NAD(P)H-hydrate dehydratase — translation MNSEPHRVLPLNEPLALRCEQQLRERELAMGRPGAPPLMERAGWGAARLARALAPGARHVALLCGPGNNGGDGLIAARHLHQQGLQVSVHLIGGSPRTEANRHALAQAQGCGIACSLDLQIAPRADLVIDAMLGLGLRRPLQGEFQKAAALLAQHSGLRLALDLPSGLDANTGADWGAAPCDHTLSFLALSPGLFTGAGRQLGGTVWLDGLTDGTEPPWAHPPAAWLRGAEALTPWPEQGARGRWPHAGHKGTQGDVCILAGAMPGAAQLAAQAALEAGAGRVYVQGLAALNAVELMAAPAELPWLHNVFVAGCGWSEAQEERLANVLHQAKQLVLDAGALNAIAQSSALQRLLAARSSCAQETVITPHPLEAARLLGMDTSSLQADRLASAQLLADRLNCTVILKGSGSVVASPGQVPSLNSTGHAALASPGTGDVLAGWLAGLWTQSKKLAPHELAVLAVAWHGAAADLAPLGGGPLIASRLIQAMSTLHPHRACRLAPTTR, via the coding sequence ATGAATTCTGAGCCCCACCGGGTCCTACCCCTCAATGAGCCCCTCGCCTTGCGCTGCGAGCAGCAGTTGCGCGAGCGGGAGCTGGCCATGGGCCGGCCGGGGGCCCCACCTCTGATGGAACGCGCTGGCTGGGGCGCCGCGCGGCTGGCCCGCGCACTGGCACCCGGAGCACGCCATGTCGCACTGCTGTGTGGCCCAGGCAACAACGGAGGTGATGGACTGATCGCCGCCCGGCATCTTCATCAGCAAGGGCTCCAGGTCAGCGTTCACCTCATCGGCGGGAGCCCACGCACCGAAGCCAATCGCCATGCACTAGCACAAGCGCAAGGCTGTGGCATAGCGTGCAGCCTCGATCTTCAGATTGCCCCGCGAGCGGATCTGGTCATCGATGCCATGCTGGGGCTGGGCCTGCGCCGCCCTCTTCAAGGCGAGTTCCAGAAGGCGGCAGCGCTGCTGGCCCAGCACAGCGGGTTGCGCCTGGCGCTGGACCTGCCCAGCGGCCTTGACGCCAACACCGGCGCCGATTGGGGCGCGGCACCCTGTGATCACACGCTGAGCTTTTTAGCCCTTTCACCGGGTCTTTTTACCGGCGCCGGACGGCAGTTGGGCGGAACGGTTTGGCTGGATGGCCTAACGGACGGCACGGAGCCACCTTGGGCACACCCCCCAGCCGCCTGGCTACGGGGCGCCGAGGCGCTGACGCCGTGGCCCGAACAGGGTGCGCGCGGCCGCTGGCCACATGCGGGTCACAAAGGCACACAAGGTGATGTCTGCATCCTGGCAGGCGCAATGCCCGGCGCCGCACAGCTTGCTGCTCAGGCAGCCCTGGAGGCAGGGGCTGGCCGTGTCTATGTGCAAGGACTTGCTGCCCTGAACGCGGTCGAGCTGATGGCTGCGCCCGCAGAGCTGCCCTGGTTGCACAACGTCTTTGTGGCCGGCTGTGGCTGGAGCGAAGCCCAAGAAGAACGACTGGCAAACGTCCTGCACCAGGCCAAGCAGCTTGTGCTGGACGCAGGCGCGCTCAACGCAATTGCGCAATCAAGTGCCTTGCAGCGGCTACTCGCAGCGCGCAGCAGCTGTGCGCAGGAGACGGTGATCACCCCTCACCCACTGGAGGCCGCCCGCCTGCTCGGCATGGACACATCAAGCCTTCAGGCCGATCGCCTGGCCAGCGCCCAACTGCTGGCCGACCGACTGAACTGCACAGTCATTCTGAAAGGCTCGGGCTCGGTGGTGGCCAGCCCAGGCCAGGTGCCCAGCCTGAACAGCACCGGACACGCCGCCCTGGCAAGCCCCGGCACCGGCGACGTGCTCGCCGGCTGGCTGGCCGGCCTCTGGACTCAGTCGAAGAAGCTGGCGCCGCACGAGCTCGCAGTGCTGGCCGTCGCTTGGCACGGAGCTGCCGCTGATTTGGCTCCTCTTGGGGGCGGTCCCTTGATTGCCAGTCGACTGATCCAGGCAATGAGCACGCTCCACCCGCATCGCGCCTGCCGACTGGCGCCCACGACGCGCTAA
- the rnr gene encoding ribonuclease R produces MQEVCGPLQGHRDGHGFVLLQGGGPDLYLPPNEMRAALHGDQVRARVVRIDKRGRPEGRILEIVERRKRPLIGRLLLEQGVWLVAPEDKRMGQDILIPKGATAQARPGQVVAVELTEPPTLYAQPVGRITEVLGDIDDPGLEIEIAVRKYEVPHVFSAETLAQAAKLPEKLRALDLKGRVDLRDVELVTIDGEDARDFDDAVYCEPSGEGWRLLVAIADVSHYVRMGEALDADAFERATSVYFPRRVIPMLPEKLSNGLCSLNPDVERLTLVCDMAVSSTGETEAYQFYPAVIRSHARLTYTEVAAMLANTRGPEAQRRSALLPHLLHLHGVYKALLGARGRRGAVDFDTPETQIVCDENGRIERIVPRMRNEAHRLIEEAMLAANVCAAEFIEQAEHPALFRVHEGPTEEKRQTLLAALRSLGLNIDLPEKLKPADLQALSQATKDRPDTAQIHMLLLRSMQQALYTPYNNGHFGLAYSAYTHFTSPIRRYPDLLVHRVIKALLAGKRYSLGGATGRGRQAQEQALGAWEQIGLHCSGNERRADEASRDVEAWLKCRYMRDRLGEDYLGHVTAVTPFGVFVQLESLFVEGLLHVTELGGEYFRLDETRQELRGERTGIRYGIGARLHVQVSRVDLDGRRIEFRLFQTAAAKASVPAKAASKPGPRGKGAQPGSAVEQLRGVELEDRELKQARRERAQRAKPARASSVPLRGKGARR; encoded by the coding sequence CTGCAAGAGGTCTGCGGTCCATTACAGGGGCACCGTGACGGGCATGGTTTCGTGCTCCTGCAGGGCGGCGGTCCGGATCTCTACTTGCCGCCCAATGAGATGCGGGCGGCGCTTCATGGGGATCAGGTACGGGCGCGAGTGGTCCGCATTGACAAGCGCGGGCGGCCCGAAGGTCGGATCCTGGAAATTGTGGAGCGGCGCAAGCGTCCGCTGATCGGCCGCTTGCTGCTGGAGCAGGGGGTTTGGTTGGTCGCGCCGGAAGACAAGCGCATGGGCCAGGACATCCTGATTCCCAAGGGTGCGACGGCACAGGCGCGTCCCGGGCAGGTGGTGGCGGTGGAGCTGACGGAGCCCCCCACGCTGTATGCGCAGCCGGTCGGTCGGATTACCGAGGTGCTCGGTGATATCGACGACCCGGGCTTGGAGATCGAAATTGCGGTGCGCAAGTACGAAGTGCCGCATGTGTTCTCGGCCGAGACCTTGGCTCAAGCCGCAAAGTTGCCGGAAAAGTTGCGAGCGCTCGACCTCAAGGGGCGTGTGGATTTGCGCGATGTCGAGTTGGTCACCATTGATGGTGAGGACGCGCGCGACTTTGACGATGCGGTCTATTGCGAGCCCAGTGGGGAGGGGTGGCGACTGCTGGTGGCCATCGCCGATGTGAGTCACTACGTGCGGATGGGCGAGGCCCTGGATGCCGATGCCTTTGAGCGCGCGACATCGGTGTACTTTCCGCGTCGCGTCATCCCCATGCTGCCGGAGAAGCTCTCCAATGGCCTGTGCTCGCTCAATCCCGATGTCGAGCGGCTGACTCTCGTCTGCGATATGGCGGTGTCTTCAACCGGTGAGACTGAGGCCTACCAGTTCTATCCGGCTGTGATCCGTTCGCATGCCCGGCTGACCTATACCGAAGTGGCTGCGATGTTGGCGAACACGCGTGGCCCGGAAGCTCAGCGCCGTAGCGCCTTGTTGCCGCATCTTTTGCATCTGCATGGTGTCTACAAGGCCTTGTTGGGTGCACGGGGGCGGCGCGGGGCAGTGGATTTCGACACGCCGGAGACGCAGATCGTCTGTGATGAGAACGGCCGCATCGAACGCATCGTTCCGCGCATGCGCAATGAGGCCCATCGCCTCATCGAAGAGGCGATGTTGGCCGCCAATGTCTGTGCGGCCGAGTTCATCGAGCAGGCCGAACATCCGGCGTTGTTCCGGGTTCATGAGGGGCCGACCGAAGAAAAGCGCCAAACCTTGTTGGCCGCTTTGCGCTCCCTGGGTTTGAACATTGACCTGCCGGAAAAACTCAAGCCGGCCGATTTGCAGGCGCTCTCGCAGGCCACCAAGGACCGTCCGGATACCGCGCAGATCCACATGCTCTTGCTGCGCTCTATGCAGCAGGCGCTCTACACGCCCTATAACAACGGCCACTTTGGATTGGCCTATTCGGCCTACACGCACTTCACCAGTCCGATTCGGCGCTATCCGGACTTGTTGGTGCACCGGGTGATCAAGGCTTTGCTGGCTGGCAAGCGCTATTCCCTCGGGGGTGCCACGGGTCGCGGGCGGCAGGCGCAAGAGCAGGCTCTCGGGGCTTGGGAGCAGATCGGTCTGCACTGCAGCGGCAATGAACGACGAGCCGACGAGGCCTCACGCGATGTCGAGGCCTGGCTGAAGTGTCGCTATATGCGCGATCGCCTGGGTGAGGACTATCTGGGCCATGTGACGGCGGTGACGCCCTTTGGTGTCTTTGTGCAGTTGGAGTCCCTGTTCGTGGAGGGCTTGCTGCATGTGACCGAACTGGGAGGTGAGTACTTCCGGCTGGATGAGACGCGCCAGGAGTTGCGTGGCGAGCGGACTGGAATCCGTTACGGAATCGGGGCTCGCTTGCATGTGCAGGTCAGCCGCGTGGATTTGGACGGTCGCCGCATCGAGTTCCGCCTGTTTCAAACGGCTGCAGCCAAAGCCTCTGTGCCCGCCAAGGCGGCGTCCAAACCCGGGCCGCGCGGAAAGGGAGCGCAGCCGGGATCGGCGGTCGAGCAATTGCGGGGTGTAGAGCTTGAGGATCGCGAGTTGAAACAGGCGCGGCGCGAGCGGGCGCAGCGGGCCAAGCCGGCGCGGGCCTCTAGCGTTCCCCTGCGCGGCAAGGGGGCGCGACGCTGA
- a CDS encoding phosphoribosyltransferase, whose protein sequence is MLTDDGKHLYVSWDEYHLLVEKLALKVHASGWEFDQILCLARGGLRPGDVLSRVFDKPLGIMSTSSYRAEGGTLQGRLDIAKYITMPKGELAGRVLLVDDLADSGVTLNAVVERLRATPAITELRSAVIWVKGVSTYTPEYFVEKLDTSPWIHQPFEEYDTLRPEALKKKLSI, encoded by the coding sequence ATGCTGACCGATGACGGCAAGCACCTCTACGTTTCCTGGGACGAATACCACCTGCTGGTGGAAAAGCTGGCTCTGAAGGTCCATGCCTCGGGCTGGGAATTCGACCAGATCCTGTGCCTGGCACGTGGCGGCCTGCGCCCCGGTGATGTGCTCTCGCGGGTGTTCGACAAGCCGCTGGGCATCATGTCGACCAGTTCCTACCGCGCCGAGGGCGGCACGCTGCAAGGTCGTCTGGACATCGCCAAGTACATCACCATGCCCAAGGGTGAGTTGGCGGGCCGCGTGTTGCTGGTGGACGATCTGGCCGATTCCGGCGTGACGCTGAACGCGGTGGTGGAGCGTCTGCGCGCCACTCCGGCCATCACCGAACTGCGTTCGGCGGTCATCTGGGTGAAGGGTGTGTCGACCTACACGCCGGAGTACTTCGTTGAGAAGCTGGACACCAGCCCCTGGATCCATCAGCCGTTTGAGGAGTACGACACGCTGCGTCCCGAGGCGCTGAAGAAGAAGCTTTCGATCTGA
- a CDS encoding adenylosuccinate synthase, translating to MSKTAQARHVVVVGTQWGDEGKGKVVDWMTDHAQGVVRFQGGHNAGHTLVIKGIKTALQLIPSGVMRDGVVCYIGNGVVVDPAHLLSEIERLEKAGIEVRSRLRISENCPMILPFHVAVDKAREALRETSGSGKIGTTGKGIGPAYEDKVARRALRLQDLKHPERFAKKLRELIELHNTMLIGHLKAEPLSFEVIYEQAMALAPQITPLLADVGYALHQAHQRGDNLLFEGAQGTLLDIDHGTYPYVTSSNCVAGNAAAGSGVGPQMLHYVLGITKAYATRVGSGPFPTELEWEKEGTVGYHLSTVGQEKGTVTGRARRCGWLDAAALKRSMIINGVTGLCLTKLDVLDGLAEVKMAVGYELNGQRLDILPLDPDEIAACQPIYESFPGWTETTFGATDWNALPEAARNYLRRIEEVAGVPIAMVSTGPDREHTIVLQHPYKA from the coding sequence ATGAGCAAGACGGCGCAAGCTCGCCATGTGGTGGTGGTTGGAACCCAGTGGGGTGACGAGGGCAAGGGCAAGGTGGTGGACTGGATGACCGACCACGCCCAAGGTGTGGTGCGCTTCCAGGGCGGCCACAACGCCGGCCACACGCTGGTGATCAAAGGTATCAAGACTGCCTTGCAGTTGATCCCTTCGGGGGTGATGCGCGATGGCGTGGTCTGCTATATCGGCAACGGCGTGGTGGTGGACCCGGCCCATCTGCTGAGTGAGATTGAGCGCCTGGAAAAGGCGGGCATCGAGGTCCGTTCGCGCCTGCGCATCAGTGAGAACTGCCCCATGATCCTGCCCTTCCATGTGGCCGTGGACAAGGCCCGTGAGGCGCTGCGTGAGACCAGCGGCAGCGGCAAGATCGGCACCACGGGCAAGGGCATCGGCCCGGCCTATGAGGACAAGGTGGCGCGTCGCGCGCTGCGCCTGCAGGATTTGAAGCACCCCGAGCGCTTCGCCAAAAAGCTGCGCGAGCTGATTGAGCTTCACAACACCATGTTGATCGGGCATCTGAAGGCGGAGCCACTGTCCTTTGAGGTGATCTACGAGCAGGCAATGGCACTGGCGCCGCAAATCACGCCGCTGCTGGCTGACGTCGGCTATGCCCTGCATCAGGCTCATCAGCGTGGTGACAACCTGCTGTTCGAGGGCGCGCAGGGCACCCTGCTCGACATCGACCACGGCACCTACCCCTATGTGACCTCCAGCAATTGCGTGGCTGGCAATGCGGCGGCGGGTTCGGGCGTCGGCCCGCAAATGCTGCACTACGTGTTGGGCATCACCAAGGCCTACGCCACCCGCGTGGGCAGCGGCCCCTTCCCCACCGAGTTGGAGTGGGAGAAGGAAGGTACGGTGGGCTACCACCTCTCGACGGTGGGCCAGGAGAAGGGCACCGTCACCGGCCGGGCGCGCCGCTGTGGTTGGCTCGATGCCGCCGCCCTCAAGCGCTCGATGATCATCAATGGCGTGACGGGTCTGTGCCTGACCAAGCTCGATGTGCTGGATGGCCTGGCCGAGGTCAAGATGGCGGTGGGCTATGAATTGAACGGGCAGCGCTTGGATATCCTGCCTTTGGACCCGGATGAGATCGCAGCCTGCCAGCCCATCTATGAGTCCTTCCCGGGTTGGACGGAAACCACCTTTGGCGCCACCGACTGGAATGCTCTGCCCGAAGCGGCGCGCAACTACCTGCGTCGCATCGAGGAAGTGGCCGGCGTGCCCATCGCCATGGTGTCCACCGGCCCGGATCGCGAGCACACCATCGTGTTGCAGCATCCGTACAAGGCCTGA
- a CDS encoding ATP phosphoribosyltransferase regulatory subunit has product MSSAWLLPEHLADVLPAQARRIEEMRRCLLDLARSYGCELVQPPLLEHLESLLSGQARSQDLRTFKLVDQLSGRSLGVRADMTPQVARIDAHLLNRRGVTRLCYCGPVVHTRPASVLSSREPLQFGVEIYGHAGLEADLEVIDLALDALVAAGLPLPLLDFSDARPLAALLVGASLSDCQAVRAALQVRDAQQLAQATAMLPLAVQQGLQALLDLEGGVEVLAQAAAVLPNSDALSQALRDLGWLVEHLRKSHPSLQIGIDLAGVGANEYYTGVCFSAYGSGQCEVLLRGGRYDEVGAAFGRRRPAVGFSLDLKALVEGLTPSTLRAAVRAPWGDDASLRQAVRELRQQGETVVCVLPGHEDEGEEYACDRELVGQDGQWMVRPL; this is encoded by the coding sequence ATGAGTTCAGCGTGGCTGCTGCCTGAGCACCTGGCCGATGTCTTGCCTGCGCAGGCCCGCCGCATTGAAGAAATGCGTCGGTGTCTTCTTGATTTGGCGCGCAGCTACGGCTGCGAGCTGGTCCAACCCCCGCTGTTGGAGCACCTGGAGTCGCTTCTGAGCGGTCAGGCTCGCTCACAGGATCTGCGCACCTTCAAGTTGGTCGATCAATTGTCTGGGCGCTCACTGGGTGTGCGCGCCGACATGACGCCGCAGGTGGCCCGTATCGACGCCCATTTGCTCAATCGGCGTGGCGTGACGCGGCTGTGCTACTGCGGTCCGGTGGTGCACACCCGCCCGGCCAGCGTGTTGAGTTCCCGCGAGCCCTTGCAGTTTGGCGTGGAGATCTACGGCCATGCCGGGCTTGAGGCCGATCTGGAGGTGATCGATCTGGCCCTGGATGCCTTGGTGGCGGCCGGATTGCCCTTGCCCCTGCTTGATTTCAGTGATGCGCGGCCGTTGGCGGCGCTGTTGGTGGGTGCGTCACTGTCGGACTGTCAGGCCGTTCGCGCCGCACTGCAGGTGCGCGATGCCCAGCAGCTGGCGCAGGCCACTGCCATGCTGCCACTTGCGGTTCAACAAGGCCTACAGGCTTTGCTTGACCTGGAGGGGGGTGTTGAAGTGCTGGCCCAGGCGGCGGCGGTCTTGCCGAACAGCGATGCGCTCAGTCAGGCCTTGAGGGATCTGGGCTGGCTAGTCGAGCACCTGCGCAAGAGCCACCCCAGTTTGCAGATTGGCATTGATCTGGCGGGTGTGGGCGCCAATGAGTACTACACGGGCGTTTGCTTCAGCGCCTATGGATCGGGTCAGTGCGAGGTATTGCTGCGAGGCGGCCGCTATGACGAAGTGGGTGCAGCCTTCGGGCGGCGACGCCCGGCGGTCGGTTTCAGTCTGGACTTGAAGGCCTTGGTGGAGGGCCTGACGCCCTCAACGCTGCGGGCGGCGGTGCGTGCGCCTTGGGGCGATGATGCGAGCTTGCGCCAAGCGGTGCGCGAGCTGCGCCAGCAGGGTGAGACCGTGGTCTGTGTGTTGCCTGGCCATGAGGACGAGGGTGAGGAATACGCCTGCGATCGCGAGCTCGTCGGGCAAGACGGTCAGTGGATGGTGCGGCCGCTCTGA
- a CDS encoding DUF2065 domain-containing protein, protein MEGLGLALALMLVVEGLMPLLGPGQWRAMFSRLLQLSDGQLRFIGLMSVVVGLGLMLLMR, encoded by the coding sequence ATGGAAGGGCTTGGCCTGGCCCTGGCCTTGATGCTGGTGGTGGAGGGTTTGATGCCCTTGCTCGGGCCCGGCCAGTGGCGCGCCATGTTCAGCCGATTGCTCCAACTCAGCGATGGGCAGTTGCGCTTCATTGGCCTGATGAGCGTGGTGGTAGGTTTGGGTTTGATGTTGTTGATGCGCTGA